GTTCCCCCTCAAGGGCGAGTTCATGCGCCCCGAGGTTCCAGCCCCGCAATGTCACGACGCTCGCGTTGCGCAGCTGCGCGAACTCGTCGAGCAACTCGGCGAGGCTTCGGTCGCGTCGTTCCTGCAGGTGACCGAAGCGATCAAACGGCGGAAAGCGCAGGTCGACGCCTTGCGCGAGGATCACCTCCGCGCGGGGAATCCAATCGGTCCGCTCGGCGTGGATCATGTGGCCAAGATTGTCGAGCGCGCTGAAGGTCTCAGGGCCCTCGTTCGGCGTCAGCCATGGATCGGTGAGCCCGCCGAGCAGGGCGCGGAAGGTCGCAGGAGTCCGGGTGAGAATCTCGACGGCGTGATCGAGGGCGAATTCCATCGGGGTGTCCCGGGGTGAAGGAAAGGGAGCACGATCGCAGGGAATCTACGACGGTGCTCGGTCGCCGAGGCTCATCCCGAGCAAAGCGATGGAGCTGTGTGATGGAACGGTCTTCACTCCTTCCGCGTCAACCTGAACACGATGATCCGCTGGGCCCCATCCGCATCCTCGGCGATCGCGACGATGTGGTCACGCCCGACCGCCTGGACATCCAGGTCGCCGGGGAGGCGGAGTGGCGGCAACGGCCGCCCGAGCGAATCGATCCCCTCGAGGACCGTCACGGGTTCACCCGCCGGTGACGTCACCGCCCACACCGCTCCGGTCGGATCGGCGAGGATGGCGCGGAAGGCAGGCATCGTGGCCGGGGCGGGGATGCGCATCAGGATCTCGCGCGGGCGCACCCGATCTTCCGGACGGCTGAGCATGCGTAACCACCGGTCGATCTCGGCCTGGTACTGTGCGGCCGTTGGGATGCGGCCGGCGGTGCCCAGCGGATGGCGAGTCCGCGTACTGTCACCGGGCCGCCAGCTCTCGACGAAGCCGGAGTCGCCCCGCCCGACGTACACGGTGCCGTTGGCCGACGCGATCCACCCCTGCTGCCCCATCGGGCGATTGCGATAGAGTGGAATGGTGTCGAGCACGCGGTCCGGCGTGTCAAAGCCGACCAGAGAGACGGTGCCCTGATAGAGTGGCGATTGCTCGGTTGGCATCCCGGTGTTGCCGATGAGGTCGAGACGCAGCATCTGCCCGGTCACATCACAGGCCATCATGCTGCCGCGGCTCTTGAAGGGGTGCTGCCGTACGAACTGGCCTTGGCTGTCGAAGAGCGAAACGCGGGCCGTGGCGGGATCAATAGCGAACAGAGTGTCGGGCCGGCACTCGCCCAGCCACATCGGGAACTGGAACTCGCCAGGGCCCTCCCCTCGGCGCCCGATCTCCCGGAGCGATTCCCCTGCGGCCCCGAACACGCGGATGGTCCGGCTCGATTCGTCGAGGATCGCCAGTTCGCCATTGGCCAGCCTCGCGACGAACTTGGTCGAGCCGAAATTCACCGAGTCGTTCGGCCCGAGCGACGGCAGCACCAGCACGGGTACCGTGTCGACGGTGACGGTTGTTGGGCTGATGGCGTTGGCGCCCACGCCAGCGGCGCGTTCGCTGCTGCAGGCCGGGAGGGTGAGCACGGCGATGAGGAAGGGGCGCGGAAATCGCATGAGTCATCCCAGGGTGGGGAAGGAGGAGTGCGATCCGAATGTCGGGAAACGAAATGGCGCTGGCGTGGCAGGGAGATGACAGTTTGGTGACACCTCCCGTCCCCGTCGTCCGTCAGCGCTGGTACCGATACACCCGCACGCTCTCGACGTCATCCTCGTTGCGGACGCGCGCCAATACATAGTCCCGGCCGATCTCGAGCGGCTCCACACCCGCCGGAAGCTCGATCGTCGCCATCCGCACGCCCGTCGCCGCGAAGACATGCCATCGCTGGGCCTTGGTCGAATCGCCATGCTCACGAGCCCAGACTTCACCGGTGCTCGCGACGACCAGTCCAGTGAACGCCGGATGGGTCGCCGGGAAGGAAAGCCATTTGCCAATCAACTTGCTTTGCTCAATTGACCGGGCGCGCATCGCCGGATCGGGATCCTTGTCGGCCTTGGCTGAGGCGATCAGGTCGGCGCGATGCGCGGCAATCTCCTTCGGCGTCACGGGCGCCGGCGTTCGCGCCAGGCGGACAATCGTCTTCAGCGCACCGCTCGGCGTGAACTCACGAAGCTCGAAGCGACGCCCGTCGTGGAACCAGAACGAGCTGGTGCCAGCCGCGACCTTGCCACCCGTGGTGAACGGGCGAATGTCCGACGAGAGGAGTCCAGTTGCGGATGATTCGAAGACATACACCTCGCCAATCTGCACCGCGCCGATGGTGGACACCGCACTGGGCGGCGTGATCCGGGCGAGGGAGAGGGTGTCACGGTAGAGCGCAGTTGGTGGATCGAGGCGCATTCCAGTGTAGCTCCCGAGCAGGGTGCCATCGGAGAATGCGCCGAGCAGCATGATCGAAGGGGTGGAGGAGACCATGCTGTTATGTCGGACGGTCGGAAGTCGATCGACGAGCGTCGTCCGCACGAGCAGGCCGGACCGCGAAAAGCGGGTCAGCCGATTCAGCTGAATGTCCCAGAGAAGGATGGTGTCCCCTGGGAGCCGAAGGAGTCCACCGAATCGTTCCAGGTCGCCAGGGCCCTCACCGCGCCGGGCCACCGTCCGCACGAGCCGTCCAGCGGCCTCGAAGAGCCGCAACTCCCTCGCCTTGCCATCGGCCACCACCACGCTGCCATCACTCAGGCGGATCGCGCCGACGACCGTGCCAAAGGTGACGGTGCCTTCATCCTCACCGAGCACGAGAAGCGGTCGAGGATCGATGCGCCGCGCCGGCACTGCGATGGTGCCGTTGGTGACAATGCGAATCCCGGCGCTGTCGCGGACCGTCGGGGCGCGCTGCCCCGTGACGGGGAGGGCGATCAGCCCGGCGGCAACGAGGGCGTATCGGAAGGGAGAGATAGCTCCTCCGGAGGTGGGCTCGGCATCAAGAAGCGCTGCGCCTCATCCACCACCCTTTGGCCGGATGAGGAATCCCCTCGAGTCGTAGTTCTTCGCCTCGAAGCCGAACGACTGGGTCACCTGCACGCGGACCGGGATGCCTGCGCGGCAGCCGGGCCAGAAGCGCGACCCGACGACCACGGCACGGGCCGGCGCGATCAACGTCGAGTCGCTGACCGTCATCACCACCACGTTGCTGCTGTCGACCCGGCCATCGGCGTTCACGACGTAGGCGAGCGTCACGCCACCCTTCCCGCCGGCTTCGCGGAGGGCCGTCGGCATTTCCAGCCTCCGAAAGCTCCGAAGCTGGGGACCGGGTGATGCTTCCTCGGCGTCGTAGATGGTGGAGTCCGCGGTCGGTGTGCCCTTGCACCCCTCCGGGGGCGCCGGCCGCACGTCGATCTGCTGGGCGGCGATGCCGAGGAGTGGCAGCCCGCACCACAGCAGCGCGAGGGCGATCGTGTCGCCACGCCTCATCGCGTTTCCGGCAACCGAGGGGGAACATCACTCGTATCGCGCGGCTTCAGAAACACCGTCACGATCGCTTGGCCGATCCAGGTCGACCCGAAGAGAAACATCGCGTTCGAGCCCCAGCGGAGCTCGCCAAAGAACGCGAGGATTGCCAGATAGACCAATCCCATCTGGAGGAGCCGCTGAACGGCCGGATGCTGCAGCGTCATGGTCGACCGACGGTTGAAGGATTCCCTCCCAAGCTACATCGAGGCGGTCCAGGGTGGGGCGCCACCCTGGCATCAGGTCACCTCACGGAACGGTCACGATCAGCCGTTGCTGGCGGCTGACCGAGCCGCTCGACGACTCGATCGTCACCTTCAGTTCGTACTGCCCGCCGCGGAGTTCTGCCAGGCCGAGGCGACGCTCCACCGAGACCGGTCCGTCGCCCACGACCTCGCGGAACGCTGCCGAGATGCGATCACTCCCGCGTCCCGGCGCGAGTGAGCGGATCTCGATCCGGCTTTGCAGCGTGTCCCCGGTCCGCGCGCCGTACACTTCGTAGTAGACCGCCGCCTCATCGCGCCGCGGCCAGGTGCCGAGCGTGTTGACCGGGAAGCTGCCGCCGTGCGGTGTCTTCCACGCGGCGCCCCCGGCCCGACCCAGCACGAGATCACTCATCGTCATTCGACTCGAGGGACCGATCGTGAGCTCCGGCAGGAGCGCGTACGAACCGGTCGTATCGATTCCCTGGGTCAGCTTGACGGCGACGCGCCAGGACCCCGGCGTGAGCGGGAGCTCGAGCAGCTGGTTGGCGAAACTACCGGAGAAATCGGTGTCGCGGCTCAGGAAGTGGACCAGCGAGTCGAGCGCCACGAATCGGCCGCTGCTCCGCTCGTACGCCGTCACGCGGATCTGCACCGGCTGGTCACGCCGCCCGTCGCCGACCGGCGTGCTCTCGAGCCGGTCGCGCGGGATCGCGAGCGCGATCAACGCCTTCCCCGTCGCCGCGTCGTGTCCGAGGCCGTAGACCGCAATCGCCGACGGCCAGGGGTCGTACATCGGCGGCGAATCGCTGTCGGTGGCGATGCCGAGCTCCGCGTCGACCCGCTGCTGGCGTACCGCGGCGCCGAAGACGTCGTCGCAGGTGATGGCGCGTGGATTCCCCGCCGTCGGCCGCTCCCGCAACCGGGCGTCTGCGCGCGCCCACTCCTCCGAAAGCCCGACGCGCAGCTGCCAATCGGCCGCGAAACTCCGACCGATCGCATCGGTGAGCGGGAGGTAACTCATCAGCGTGGTGGCGGCGTGGTAGCCGAGTGCCTGGCTGCCGCGGAAGGAGAAGGTGCGCCACCGTCCTTCCAGCCAATAGACCCAACTCTCGTTGAAGCGCATCGACTCCGCCATCACCTCGGCACGCAGCGCGGGGGCGAGGTTCGCACCGCGGCGGTTGATGAACTTCTGGATCGTCGTGTCGGTATCGGCTGCTGGCCTGCCGTGGACGCGACGCACCGGCAGCCCATGCCGCAACACGATCAGGCCGCGGTGGTCGAGGATCGGTTCGTCACTGCGCGTGTCGCCGGTCAGGCTTGGCTGCAATCGCGCGAGGTCCTCCTGCAGTCGGCGACCGGCGTTGTTGAGGCAGAGGTCGAGCTCCTCGAAGAGGTGCTCGACCCGGCCGAACTGCGCCCTGCGCCACGGGAGCGGGACGTGGTAGTCACGGAAGGCGTCGTTCCACCGCAGGAGCTGCTCTTGCAGTCGTTCGCCGGGCCGGTTGGCCGCGAGCGCATCGCGCTCGAGCCAGAAGCGCTGCAGCCAGTCATGGACCGAGTCGGTCGGCACGCGGTCGAAGGGTGCCAGCGTGTCGGGGTGGACGAACCAGGCGAGGTCCGTGCGATACGCTTCGCGCCCGGCCGGCGTGAGTGCCGTCATTCCCTCCCAGTACGCCGCTTCGCCTTCCGCGACTCGACCGAGGACCGCAAGCGTTCGCGCCCGCTCCAGGCCCAGGACACCGCGGTCGCCACCATGGGTGCGGGCGGCGTCGAAACGGGCCAGTGCGGCCGGCATCGCGCCCGTCGCGCGAAGTCGTCGTGCTTCCACGATCATCAGGTCGGCGTTCGACGGCTCGCGCAGCAGCAAGGTGCGCAGGACGGTCAGCTCATCGGGGCGAAGCGTGCGATCGCCAAGCGCGAGGAGCGCGTCGGTCGCGAGGCGCGCGGCGGGGGCAAATGCCGGGTGGGCGTCGATCAGCGGCACGAGCAGATGCCAGAAGGTCGCGACGTTCGATTCGCCCTCGGGCTGCGCCAGATTGCTCCGGATCGGCGCACGAAGCACGCTCAGGTCATGGAAGCCGCGTGCGAGGAAGTACGCCGGCCACGGCGACTCTCGCTGTGCGGTGCGTTCGATCACCAGCACGCGGATGCCGGCTTCGACGGTGTTCGCGTTGCCCGTCACGACGCCGCGCCGGAGTTGCCACCAGCCGCGGGCGAGGGAGCGTTGCCCGCCGTTCCAGATCTGAGTGTTGGCGCGCAGTGCGTCGAGTGCCGCGCCGGATGGTGCCGACGCAACCGAATCGGTCCACGCGACGAAGTCGTGTCCGGCCGGGCCGCCCTGGGCGTGTGCCACGGCGGGCATCACGAGCAGGGCAGCGAGCAGCAGACGAGGAAGATCAGGCGCCGATGGATGCTGCAGCGTCATGGTCAACCGACGGTTGGGGGAGTCTCCTTCCAAGCTACAACGAGGTGGGCCGGGGCGGGGCGCCACCGCGGCGTGGCGGCGGCGGTTGCGATCGCCCCGCACGCTTCGGCGTGACGGCCGCCTTCCACACCGCGAGCCCCATCAACCGACGGAACTTCGGACACGCCAGATGATCGGGCGCCTGGCAGGCGGCCGCGTGACGCAGTCCCTCGCGGATGGTCGTCAGCTTGCGGATCTGGTCGTCGATCGCATCCGCACGATCCGTCAGCAGCTGACGATCGACCTTCGCACGGCCACCCACCGTCAGCATCTGCCCGATCTCGTCGAGCGTGAGCCCCGCCGACCGCCCCAGTGTGATCAACGCCACCTGATCGAGCACCTCCGGCTCGTACTGGCGGCGCAGGCCGTGCCGTCCGCTCGAGCGGATCAATCCCCTCTCCTCGTAGAACCGCAGTGCCGACGGCGCCGAGCCCGACTGCCGCGCCAATTCCCCGATGTCCATCCGCCCCCCTTGACCTCAAGTCGACTTGAAGTTGTAACCTGTCCGCTCGAAGGGTTCAAGGTCACCTGGGAGGAACGATGGAACTGCTCATCCATGCATTGCCAATCGGCGTCGGTGCCACGCTGTGGATGGACCTCTGGGGCGCC
The Gemmatimonadota bacterium DNA segment above includes these coding regions:
- a CDS encoding DinB family protein; protein product: MEFALDHAVEILTRTPATFRALLGGLTDPWLTPNEGPETFSALDNLGHMIHAERTDWIPRAEVILAQGVDLRFPPFDRFGHLQERRDRSLAELLDEFAQLRNASVVTLRGWNLGAHELALEGEHPVFGRVSLRQLLSAWVVHDLGHIAQTSRVMAKQYREAVGPWRAFLPVLDR
- a CDS encoding energy transducer TonB, producing the protein MRRGDTIALALLWCGLPLLGIAAQQIDVRPAPPEGCKGTPTADSTIYDAEEASPGPQLRSFRRLEMPTALREAGGKGGVTLAYVVNADGRVDSSNVVVMTVSDSTLIAPARAVVVGSRFWPGCRAGIPVRVQVTQSFGFEAKNYDSRGFLIRPKGGG
- a CDS encoding helix-turn-helix domain-containing protein, translated to MDIGELARQSGSAPSALRFYEERGLIRSSGRHGLRRQYEPEVLDQVALITLGRSAGLTLDEIGQMLTVGGRAKVDRQLLTDRADAIDDQIRKLTTIREGLRHAAACQAPDHLACPKFRRLMGLAVWKAAVTPKRAGRSQPPPPRRGGAPPRPTSL